The genomic segment TATGGAGGCGATCGAGGGCGGTATCGAAGAATTGGGCGTAATCCATCGGCAAAACCTGCAACGGAACCTGACCAAGGGGACGCATCTACTTAGAGCTTTTCCAGCTCTAATGTCTATGCGCTATCCCACATTTGGATCTGTGGAGCATTTGGGCAAAATGCCCTATCCGGCGCGTCGCAGTTTGATCCCGATCAACCCTGCGCGACATATAATGCTGCTCTGCACCATCTGCCGGGCGAGGGTTCGGCCCCTTGGCCTCTCGTCTTCCGTCGCGGCCCGGCACGCGCTTTCCTTGCTCAACCAGGTCTTCGAAAGGGCCCTTCCATGAAGCGCGTGATGATCCTCAACGGTCCCAACCTCAACATGCTCGGTATCCGCGAGCCGCACATCTACGGCACCACGACGCTCGCGGAGGTCAACGCGAGCTGCGAGGCGGCCGCCGCAACGCTCGGCCTCAAGCTCGCCTTTCATCAGTCCAACCACGAGGGCGTGCTGGTCGATCTGATCCAGTCGGCGCGGCAGGACGCCGATGCCATCGTCATCAATCCGGCCGGCCTGTCCTTCACCTCGGTCTCGATCATGGATGCGATCAAGACGTTCGAGGGCCCGGTGCTGGAGGTCCACATCTCCAACATCCACGCCCGTGACGAATATCACCGGCACTCCAAGATCTCGTTCGTGGCGACCGGCGTGATCTGCGGGCTCGGGCCGTTCGGCTACATCGCGGCGCTGCACGCGATCGCGAATATGAAGTGAGGTGATTGCCGCGGGGCTGGTCTACTCCCTCGCCCCGCTTGCGGGGAGAGGGTTGGGGTGAGGGGGACTCTCCGCGGGGACGGTGAGAGTAGGACTCGCAGAGACTCCCCCTCACCCGGTCGCTTCGCGACCGACCTCTCCCCGCAAGCGGGGCGAGGTGAAGAAAGAACTCACGTCGTCCGAAACTGCAGCACGCCGTCCTGCATCTCGGCCGTGAGGCGGCCCTCGACGATCATGTAGTTGACGTGGGCGACGAGCTCGCCGGCGGCAAAGCCCATCTGGTGCTCGTCGAGCACGTGCTTGTTGAACACGACAGGCACCAGGGCGCGCGAGGTTTGCGGCACCTCGCGGCAGGCTTCCGCGATCAGGCGGCAGCGCTCCTCGTGGTGGTCGGCGAGCTGCTTGATGCGGGTCTTCAATCCGTAGAACGGCACGCCGTGGCCGGGCAGCACCAGCACGTCATAGGGCAGCGTCGTGGTGAGGCTGGCGAGCGAGGCCAGATATTCGCCGAGCGAGTTCTGGTCGGGCTCGACCGCCCAGACGCTGACATTCGGCGAGATCTTGCTCAGCACCTGGTCGGCGGAGAGGAACAGCTTGTCGTCGGCGCAATACAGCATCACCTGGTCGAGCGCGTGGCCGCCGCCGGTGATGACCTTGAAGCGGCGCGTGCCGATCACGACGTCGTCGCCATGCGAGATGCGGCGGTAGGACGGCGGCAGCACCGAGACGCGCTTGAGATAGTCCTGGCCGCGGCCGAGCAGCTTTTCCGTGAGCGACTCATCCATGCCATGGCGGCGGAAGAACAGCCGCTGCGCCTCGCGCCGCTCCTCGGTGCCGCGGTTCTGGTGATAGACCGATTGCAGATATTCGACCTGCGACATCACCAGCGGGCAGTTGAAGCGCTCCACGATCCATCCGGCGAGACCGACATGGTCGGGGTGCGAGTGGGTGACGATCAGGCGCGTGATGGTGACGCCCTTCAGCGGGCCGTCGAACAGCTTCGTCCAGGCCTCGATCGTCTCCTCGTTGCCGAAGCCGGCATCGATCATCGCATAGCCGTCGCCATCGGCGAGCAGGTAGATGTTCACGTGGTTGAGGCGAAACGGCAGCTTCAGCCGCGCCCACAACACGCCGGGCCTGACCTCGACCACCTGTTCGGGGCCGGGATGCTGTTCCCAGGGGTAGCGCAGGGCCTCGGCCGAGGACGGCGCGGTATCGGTTTTTGAGCTCATGCTACCGGCTTAAACCCAGCGCGCGCGGGGCGCCAGCCGAAAAAGGATGCTGGGCGGCGACCGCATGGCGGTCATACCGAGGAGTGTTTTTCCGTGATGTGGGACGGTCGTGCCCAATACCCGCTGCACCTCTCCCGCTTGCGGGGGAGGTCGGCGCGTAGCGCCGGGTGGGGGCTCTCTCCCCACGGGGATAATTCTCGGGATGCCGCGAGTATCCCATTGTGGAGGCACCCTCACCCCAACCCTCTCCCGCTTGCGGGAGAGGGAGCGCAGCCTCAATGCCGCGTGCCTACGCCGCCCGCATGTCGTTGAGGAAGGCGTCGATCTCCCCGCGCAGCATATCGGCCTCGCGCCGCAGCGCGTCCGAGGCGCCCAGCACTTCGGTGGCCGCAGCGCCCGCTTCGGCGGACGCGGTGGAGACGCCGACGATGTTGCTGGAGACCTCGCTGGTGCCGCCGGCGGCATGCTGGATGTTGCGGGCGATTTCGCGCGTGGCGGCGCCTTGCTCCTCGACCGCGGCTGCGATCGTGGTGGTGACGTCGTTGATCTCGCCGATGATCCGGCCGATGCCCTGGATGGCGCCGACCGCGGAGGTCGTGACTTCCTGCATGCTGGCGATCTGGGTGCGGATTTCGTCCGTCGCCTTGGCGGTCTGGCTCGCCAGGCTCTTCACCTCGGAGGCGACCACCGCGAAGCCGCGGCCGGCCTCGCCCGCGCGCGCCGCCTCGATGGTGGCATTGAGTGCGAGCAGATTGGTCTGCGAGGCGATGGTCTGGATCAGGTCGACGACGACGCTGATGCGGCTTGCGCTGTCGGCAAGGCTCTGCACCGTGGCGTCGGTCGCTCCCGCTTCGTCGACCGCCTTCTTGGCGATCCCGGCGGAAGTCACGACCTGGCGGCTGATCTCCTGGATCGAGGAGGACAGCTGCTCGGTGCCGGCCGACACGGTCTGCACGTTGACCGACGTCTCTTCCGCGGCGGAGGCGACCGCGTTGACCAGCGCGTTGGACTGGTCGGCGGTGTTCGACATGCTCTGCGCCGTCGATTGCATCGAATTGGCCGATTGCGCCAGATTGTCGAGCGCGGAGCGCACCGTGCTTTCGAATTGGGCGATCTTCGCTTCCATGCGCGCGGCACGCTCGGCCTTGGCGATACGGTCCTTGTCCTGCTCGCTCGTCAGCGCGCGGGTCTCGATCATGCTCTCCCGGAACACCTGCAGCGTGTTCGCCATGACGGAGATTTCGTCGTTGTGATTCTTCGAGCGGTAGATCTCGGTTTCGAGATCGCCGTTGGCGAGCAGCTGCATCGACTGTTGCAGGGCGCCGATCCGGCGCAGGATGTTGCGGCCGACATAGAGCCAGACGAACAGCGCCGAGCCGACCAGCATCAGCGCGCCCAGCGCCAGCATGACTGAGGTCGCGAGCGAAATCTCCTGCCGCGCCTGGAAGGTCGAGGTGTTGGTCTCCTTCTGCACGCCGTCGACCAGCTGCTGCACGCTGATGCCGAGGCCGACATTGAGCTTGCGGGTCTCGTCCAGGATGGTCTGGCCGTAGTCGATGGAATCGAGCTCCTTTTCGCGCAGATTGAACACGCCGGACTTGCCGGTGCCGAGCGCGAGCAGCTTTTCCGCGGTGTCGCGCAGCATCTTGTTGCCCTGGTTGTCCGGCAACAGATCGAGGTTCGACCGCAGGCGGCCCTGCGCCGTCTTGAATTCCTTCTGGATGTCGTCGAGCTTGTCGCTGGTGCTCGCCGAAAGCGCCGCGCTCATGTTGGCGGCCGCGAGATTGCCGCTGGCGACGACGTTGCCGAGCTGACCGACGGTCTGCGCGGCGTCGTTCGCATCGGCGGCGGACAGGTCGGCGGAACCGAGGATGGCATTGACTCGGGTCTGCGCGTCCAGCATCGCCGGGCTCGCTGCCCCGACGAAGGCGCCCTGCGCGTTGCGAAGCGCGTCATATTGCTTTTCGTGCAGGGCCGCGACGTCGAGCCGTTCGCGGGCGGCCTTGGTCAGGCTCTGAGCCGCCTCGTTGATGCTCTTCATCGTGTCGCTGAGTCCGGACACGACGCTCTTGTCGCCGCCGAGCTCGATGATCTCGTTGAGCTTCTGCTGCGTCTGCTCCTGCAATTCCCTGAGCTTCTTGGTGCGTTCGTTCAGGGCGTCTTCGCTTTGCGCCGCAAGCAGGGCCGGTCCCTGTGCCGCGAGGCTCGCACTCAGCGCCGACAATTGCAGGCTGGCGGAAAGGCGCGGAATGTCTCGTCCGCTCAGTTCAGAAATGCGTCCGCCGAGATTCTGCAGCGCAAGGCCTGCGCCGGCCGCGATCACGAGGCCCATGCCCGCGATGACCGCGAAGGCCGCGAACAGGCTGCCGCGCACGCCCCATCTCGGCATTTTGAAACGCGGCTTGAAACGGCCGAGACTGAAACGGATGCCCATCGAAATTCCCCCACGCCCTTGCTTATGTTTTGTGGCCGGGAGTATCGGGCGGGGCGGTTAAAAAATCGCAATTGCTGCAACCGGTTGCGCGCGTTCCGCAGAGCGAAAAAAGAAGGGCCGGCAACGTCGCCGGCCCCTCATCGCGATAACGTCTTGCTAACGATCAGTAGCGCGCCACAGCCGGGCTTGCCCAGTTGAAGCGGTAGTTGACGCCCGCCTTGAAGGTATGGTCGTCGGTGGTGAAGCTGCCGGTGCCCGCGAGCGTACCGCCGGTGAAGCTCGCCTCGCCGAAATTGTAGTACTGGTACTCGGCCTTGGCCGACCAGTTCGGGGCGAACATGTATTCGAGGCCGGCGCCGACGGTGTAGCCGTTGCGGTGATCGCCCGTGATGACGAAGGCGGTCGGCACGCCGCCGACGGTGACCTTCTCGTTGTTGTCCGAATAGGCGTAGCCGCCCTTCACGTAGACCAGGCCGGGACCCCAGGTGTAGCCGACGCGGCCGGTGATCGAGCCGAGGCCGCGCTGGTCGTTGGTGTAGGCGATGCCGCCCGGGAACACCGCGCCGACGCTGCCGGAGAGCCAGGAATACTGGCCTTCGACGCCGACCACGAAGTTGGGGTTGAACTGCCAGTCCGCACCGACCTGCACGCCGCCGAGGAAGCGGCCGTTGCCGTTGTTGCCGGTGGAGAGGCCGTTGAAATTGTTGTCGCTGGAGAACGCGCCACCGACATGGGCGCCGAGATAGAAGCCCGTCCAATTGTAGATCGGCGCGGCGTAGGCCGGCGCGGGCGTCTTGTAATAATTGCGGTTGCCGAGATCGGCGCCGACGGCCGGCGCAGCCGCGCCGAGCACGAGCAGCGCCACGGTCGCAAACAGAATCTTCTTCATGGTCTTGAACTCCAACACGTAAGGTCCCCGGCAGGCGCGTTCTCTGCGCCGCATCGGTTTTGCAGATAGCTCGCTTTTGACGAAAATGCTGTCACATCCGTGGCACAGCGAGACCCAACGTAACTTGTTGGGGTGCAAATGATTTTCGTGCTTAATGGCGACTTAAGAAGTGGTGAAGAAAGGCTTAACGGCGCGCCTTGTCGGTAACTTGCGCGCGTCTTGTGTTAACCAAGGCGCCGCCGCGCCTCATCGCGCATCTGCGCGCGAAAGGCGGCGCGCTTCGCCGGCCTGTCTTCCTCACGCACGTCGTGTCGATCGAAGATGTCGAACTTGTCCAGGATCGGATAGCGCTCGCTCGCCATCGCGAGCACGCGCAAGATCCTGGTCGCCTCCGGCGTCGGGCCGCTGACCTCCCAGCGCCGGATGGTGTCGGCGCCGCTCGTTCCCGGCAAACCGCAAAGCTTGGCCATGTCGGCCGCGCTGAGCTTGCGCTCGAGGGCATCGGAGAGGTCGTTGCGAAGCTGCTTCAGTTCGGCGCCGGTCATGCTTGCGTCCAGGGAAGTCACTGAAAGCAATGCACTAGCGCTGATTCGGGTCCATCCGAAGGCGGCCGAGTGCGCCGCGCCGCGGCACCTCCGTCCGCTCGCGGAGTTATGAAGGCAGACCCATGGAAATTTCCCGATCCATGAACACTTGGCATATCGGGGTGCGTAGCGTGCGAAAGGATCAGCCATGAAGACAGTCAGACTTGCCATCGCCGCGCTCATCACTACCGGACTTCTTGCCGCGCCTTTCGCGGCTGAAGCAAAAAAGGTCCGGTCGAGCCGGCATTACAGCACTGGCGTGATGGCGCCGACCAATAGCGGAGCCGGAGCGCCGGCCGCACAGCCGGGGGCGTCGTATGGATCGTCCGGACAGACGGTCGGCACCGTCACCGCGCCGTCGGTCGGATCATACAATTGGCCCTCGGTCGGCGTGACCAACTCGGTTCCGACCTGGAGCAATACCACGAGATAGAAAGGGCTCCGGGTAAGGCGCAAGCCACTGGCGGATCAACGTAGGCCGCTCGCCGATCCCGAGAGCAGGTAAAGCGCGATCAGCAATGTTGCGACCGACAGCATCGTCGTGATCGACACCGTGGCGGCAACCAGCTTTTCCTCGACCTTGTGCTCATGCGCGAGGACGTAGACGGTTTTCGCCGTCGGCACGGCCGCGCAGATGACGGCCGCAACCGTGTAGAGAGGGGTAAGGCCGATCATGACGGAAAGTCCGTAGACGATGAGCGGCATGACCACGAGTTTCACCGCCGCGAGCGCAAACGACGCTTTCAGGTTGGACCTCAGGCCCTCCACGGAGAGACCGAGCCCGATGGCAAACAGCGCGCACGGCGTGAGCGCGGCAGCGACCATGTTGAGGTAGGACGCGACCGGTGCCGGAATCGGCAGTCCCGTCACCGCCCAGGTGAGGCCGATGAGCGTCGACAGCACCATGGGATTGAGTAGGATTTGCCTTGCCAGTCCCGTGGAGTGCACGGAGGCTCCGCGTGCATCGTGCTTTTCCAGCAGGACCACCGTGATCGGAAACATCACCGCGGCAACGAACACCGTCGCGACTGCCGCGGGCAGCACGGCGGGTTGACCGTAGATCGCATGCAGGATCGGTAGCGCGACGAATCCGGTGTTGGTCATCGCCGCTGCCATCCCATGGATGGTGCTGCTGGCAAGATCGTGTGTACCGCCTGCGCGGACCGGCAGGAACACGAGCGCGAAGCAGATCAGCGAGCCGCCGCCGAATGCGAGCAGAAAGCGCCATTCCAGGAGATTGCGCGCCGGCTCCTGGGCGATCGTGACGATCAACAGCGCCGGCATCGCCACGTTGTAGGCAAAGTGGACCAGGGCATCGGCAAGCGAGCGCGAGAGATAGCCAAGCTCGCCTGCGAGCCAGCCGGTGACGATGATCGCGAAGACCGGAAGAACGAGACTGGCGACTTCCATCCGGCGTCCCCCTTGCTGCGAACGGCCGCAACGAGAGGTTACTCCGGGGATGGAGTGCCGTCACTGCCCAACGTTCAGCGAGGCGCAGGCTTGGTGCCGTGTCCCGGACGCGCGAACGTGAGCCGGGACCCATCGCGAACGGCTTACTGCGCCGAAGCGAGAGGTCCGGGCCTAGATCCCGCGGCCGGTCTGTTGACCAATCACGCAGCGCCATGCCGCTAGGCGCTCGGCCGGATGCTGGTTCATCCATTCGGCGAGCTGCGGCGCGCCCATCAGGCACGACTGCACCGAGACTTGCGCGAAGTCCGACGTGGTGACGATCTGCTCGTGACAATTGGAGGGAGAGGCGAGGCTGCAAAGCACGGCGATGATCTTGATCACGATACGTTACCCCCGTCGCGGCCGATGAACGGGCGGCCGATCGCCGGCTTTCCCTGGCCCTCGTTGGCCGGATCGGCCGGCGGGAAGATGCTGTCGTAGATCGCGCGAGCCTCCTCGATGAGGCGTGCTCGCTCGCGCTCGGATTTTGAGACAAATCGAATAACTTCGCCCATGTTGGCTCCGAATATCAGTGTGAGTCCGTCATGAGATGACGTCGATCATTTCAATCGTCATCTATGGTGCCGCCTTCGGCCTTGAAGCGGCAGGCCCGGTCACGACCGGATAAAAAGCGCGTGACTGCGCTGTGCGATTCCCAGCATCCCGGTGTGTCTCATTTGCTGGGTTGTGAAGCTGCCCACCACGTCACGTTCGTTGTACGGCGGCAGCCGCGACGAGCGAGTATTGGCGTCAACTCACCCCTTGCCGACATGAGCAAGGATGGTCTCACAAAAGCAAATGCTGCTGGATCGAATAGGTTTCTCCCGCTCAGCGTGCAAGTTTTTGGAACCATCACGGAGATCGATGAATGAAGACGAGCCGTCTCAGGCCGCCGGCGCGTGCTCCTTCCGTCCGGGCACGGCTGCGAGCAACTCGCGCGTATAGGCATGCTCGGGCGCGGCGAACAGTTGTGCAGTCGGCTTCAGCTCGACGATGGCGCCGCGCTGCATCACCGCGATGCGGTCGCAGATCTGGGCCGCGACCCGCAGATCGTGGGTGATGAACAGCATCGACAGGCCGAGGCGCGCCTTGAGGTCTTCCAGCAGCTTCAACACCTGCGCCTGCACGGAGACGTCGAGCGCGGAGACGGCCTCATCCGCAACGATGATCTCCGGCTCGAGCGCGAGCGCACGGGCAATGCCGACCCGCTGGCGCTGGCCGCCGGAGAATTCGTGCGGATAGCGTTCGAGCGCGCCGGCATCGAGGCCCACCATCTTGAGGAGATCGCGGGCGCGGTCGAACGCAACTTTCGGATCGAGGCCGGCTGCGATCGGGCCGTCGGCGATGATGTGGACGATCTTGCGCCGCGGATTGAGCGAGGCGAACGGATCCTGGAAGATCATCTGGATGCGATGGCGCTCGGCGCGCAGCGCCTTGCCGGACAGAGACGTGAGGTCGGTCTCGCCGATCCGCACCGTGCCGCGGTCGGCTTCGATCAGCCGCATCACCAGGCGCGCCACCGACGATTTGCCCGAGCCGGATTCGCCGACCAGGCCGAGCGTCTCGCCCTTGAGGATGTTGAAATTGACCGCGCGCGCCGCATCGACGCGGCGATCCTCGCGGAACCAACCGCCCGACGTGACATAGGTCTTGTCCAGCCCGATCACCTCGACGGCCCTGGCCCGATCGTCGAGTGGCTCTCGCGGCGGCGGATCCATCGAGGGCACGGCGGCAAGCAATGCCTTGGTGTAGTCGTGCTGCGGCGCGTTGAAGACGACTGTGGCCGGTCCTTCCTCGACGACCTTGCCGTGGCGGAGCACCACGACCTGGTCGGCGATATCGGCAACCACGCCGAAATCATGGGTGATGAACATCACCGCCATGTTGCGGCTCTGCTGGAGATTGCGGATCAGCTTCAGGATCTGGGCCTGCGTGGTGACGTCGAGCGCGGTGGTCGGCTCGTCGGCGACCAGCACCGCCGGCTCGAGCGCGAGCGCCATCGCGATCATGGCGCGCTGGCGCTGGCCGCCGGAGAGCTGGTGCGGATAGGCGCGGACGATGCGCTCGGGGTCGGGCAGGCCGACCTCGCGTGCCAGCGACAACGCCTTGGCGCGCCGCTCCTTCGGCGTGAGCAGGCCGTGGGCCTCGAACATCTCCGCCATCTGGTCGCCGATCCGCATCAACGGATTGAGCGCGGTCATCGGCTCCTGGAAGATCATCGCGAGCCGTCGGCCGCGCAGATCGCGCCAGCCGTCGTCATCGAGCTTGAGCAGGTCGCTGCCCTCGAACTGGATCTCGCCCGAGGCGACCGACACCGTATCCGGCAACAGGCCCATCAGCGCATGCGCGCACATCGACTTGCCGGAGCCGGACTCGCCGACGACGCAGACGATCTTGCCGGGCTGCAAATCGAGCGAGACGCCGTCGACCGCGAAGGGGCGCTCGGCGCCCTTGGGCAACGCGATCCGCAAGTTCTTGATGGAGACGGCGGGCGAGGCGGTCATCGTCAGCGGCCCTCCCGCGACAGGCGCGGATTGAGCGCATCGTTGAGGCCTTCGCCGATCAGGTTCAGCCCGAGCACCGAGATCAGGATGGCGACGCCCGGAAACACGGTGATCCACCAGGCCTGCCGGATCACGGTGCGGCCGGCGCCGACCATGTAGCCCCAGGAAATCAGATTGGGATCGCCGAGGCCGAGGAAGGACAGCGAGGATTCCAGCAGGATCGCGGTCGCCACCATCAGCGAGGCCAGCACGATCACGGGCGACAACGCGTTGGGGAGGATTTCGCGCAGGATGATCCAGCTGTTGCTCTGGCCGGTGACTACGGCGGCCTGGACATATTCGCGCGTCCGCAGCGACAGCACCTCGCCGCGCACGAGGCGGGCGACCGGCGGCCAACTCACCACTGCGATCGAGGCGACGATCGAATAGATCGAGGGCTGCAGGATCGCGACCAGCACGATCGCGAGCGCGAAGCTCGGAATGGTCTGGAAGAACTCGGTGAAGCGCATCAGGGCGTCGTCGACCTTGCCGCCGAAATAACCGGCCGTGGCGCCGATCGGCACGCCGACGATCAGCGCCACCAGCGTGGAGACGAGGCCGACCAGAAGCGAGACGCGGGCGCCGAAGATCATGCCGGCGAAGATGTCGCGGCCGAGCGCGTCGGTGCCGAGCGGCACGGCCCCGAGCGTGAACGGCGGCAGGAACGGCCGCTGCACCATGCGCCAGGGCGAGTTCGGGAACAGCATCGGCCCGAACACCGCGACGGAGACTGCGACCAGGAGGATGACGAGCCCGATGACGCCGCTCGGGCTCCTCAGCATCGATTTCCAGAACTGTTTCATGAGGCGTATTCGATGCGCGGATCGACCAGGCGATAGACGAGGTCGGTGACGAGGTTGAAGATCAGGACCATGGCGGAGCAGATCACGAACACGCCGAGCAGCAGATTGTAGTCGCGCTGCAGCAGGGCGTCGTACATCAGCCGCCCGATCCCGGGCCAGGCGAACACGGTCTCGGTGATGACGGCGCCGCCGATCAGCGTGCCGGAATGCACGCCGGCGAGCGTCACCACCGGCAGCAGCGCATTGCGCAGCACGTGGCGGCGCTGGATCACGGCGTCGCTAAGGCCCTTGGCGCGCGCCGTCTTGACGAAGTCGAGCCGTTTCACCTCGAGCATCGAGGCGCGCGTCATGCGGGTGTAGGTCGCCATGAAGAACAGGCCGAGCGTCATCGCCGGCATGATCAGGTGCTTTGCGACATCGACCGCATGGGCAAGGCCGGTGAGGTTGGCGCCGACCGTCTCGTAACCGAAGCTAGGCAGCCAGTCGAACGTGACCGAGAACAAGAGGATGCCCATCAGCGCCACCCAGAAGATCGGCATGGCGTAGAAGATCAGCGCGAACACGGTGATGCCGGTGTCGAGAAAGGTTCCGGCAAAGCGCGCGGCGAAGGTGCCGCAGAGGATGCCGAGCATCAGCGAGATCGCGAATGCCGTCAGGGTCAGCAGCAGCGTCGCCGGCAGCCGCTCGCCGATCAGCTTCGCGACCGGTGCCTGCTGGCGGAAGGAAAAGCCGAGGTCGAGGCCGACGACGCCCTTGACGTAGATGAAGAGCTGCTCGGGCAGCGGCTTGTCGAGGCCGAACTTCTCCCGGAGCTGCTTGACGAAGACCTGGTCGCTGGCCCCGGCTTCGCCCGCCATCACGATCGCGGGATCGCCGGGCGCCAGGCGGATCAGGAAGAAATTGAGGACGACGATCGCGAGCAGGACGATCACGCCCTTCAGAATACGCTGAGCGACGAAGGAGAGCATGATCAAACGGCGATGATATCGGGGTGGCCGCAACCGCAGCGGCGGTGCGCTCCCTCTCCCGCTTGCGGGGGAGGGCAGGGGAGGGGGTGCTTCCGCAAAGGGATTGCCAAGAGGAGAGAGCCCTCACCCGCTACGCTCTTCGAGCTTAGCGACCTCTCCCGCAAGCGGGAGAGGTAAGGGGAGTTCGGAGCGCCTGCCGTCACTTGTCGAGCCATGCGTCCTTGAAGCCATCGTTGACCCCGATCCCCGTGGTGATCAGGTTCTTGACCTTGCAGCGCGTGATGGTCGGGAATTGCAGCTCGAGCATCCAGGCCACCGGCACGTCCTCGACCAGGATCTTCTGCGCCTTCTCGTAGATTTCCTTGCGCTTGGAGTCGGGCGTCGCCACCGCGCCGTCGGCGAACAGCTTGTCGATCTCAGGGTTGGAATAGCCCTCGACGTTGTTGAAGACCTGGCCCTTGGCGATGTTGCTGGAGATGTAGTTGCGCCCCACCCCCAGCGCGGGATCGCCGTACTGGTAGAGATAGGTGAAGGCGATGTCGTAATCCCAGTCGCTGATCTTCTGGTTGCCGCCGGCAACGTCGGTGGCGATCGTCTCGATGGTCATGCCGACGTCCTGGAGATTCTGCTTCACGGCTTCACCCCAGCGCTGCCAGGTCTCGCCATAGGCCAGCGGCAAAAGGCGGATCTTCTCGCCCTTGTAGCCGGCTTCCTTCAGCAGCGCCTTGGCCTTGGCCGGATCGTAGGGATACTTCTTCACGTCGTCGGTGTAGTACTTGATGGTCGAGGCCGACGGGCCGGTGGCGACCTTGCCGAGCCCGTTCCAGATCACGTCCTTGGCGAAGTCGCGATCGACCGCATACATGATCGCCTGCCGCACCCGCTTGTCGGCGAGCGGACCCTGGCGGTTGTTGAGCCACAGCCAGGCCAGCGGCGAGAAGAATTCCCAGCCGGCGCCGGTGACGCAGGTGTCCTTCAGCTTGGACAGGCGCGGCACGTCGAAATTCTCGACCGAGCCGCCGGGCAGCACGTCGACCTTGCCGGTCTCGTACGCCACCGAGCGCGCGGCGGCGTCGGGAATGATCTGCCAGTAGATCTCGTCGAGGTAGGGCTTGCCCTTCTCGTGGTAGTTCGGATTCTTGATCAGGCGGATGAACGAGCCCTTCTGCCATTCCTTGAACATGAAGGGCCCGGTGCCGATGGGCGCGTTGTTGTAGGGATTGGTCTTCCAGTCGGTGCCGTCGTAGAGATGCTTCGGCACCATCGGCATCGAGCCGACCTCGAAGATGCCGAGGAACGGGCCGAACGGCTGCTTCAGCGTGAACACCACCGTGTAATCGTCCGGCGTCTCGATCTTGTCGACCTGCGCCAGGTTGGTGCGGGCGCGCGCATGGGTCTGCTTCAGCATCTCGATCGAGAACAGCACGTCGGCGGCGGTGAAGGGCTTGCCGTCATGCCAGGTCACGCCCTTCTTCAGCTTGAAGGCGTAGGTCTTGGCGTCCTCGCTGACGCTCCAGCTCTCGGCAAGCTCCGGCAGCGGGTCGAGCTTGGGGCTGTAGCGCAAGAGGCCTTCGAAGATGTTGCCCGAGACCATCTGGACCGGGCCGTTCTGGACCATCGCAAGCATCAGGCCCGGCG from the Bradyrhizobium sp. WBAH42 genome contains:
- a CDS encoding outer membrane protein, whose translation is MKKILFATVALLVLGAAAPAVGADLGNRNYYKTPAPAYAAPIYNWTGFYLGAHVGGAFSSDNNFNGLSTGNNGNGRFLGGVQVGADWQFNPNFVVGVEGQYSWLSGSVGAVFPGGIAYTNDQRGLGSITGRVGYTWGPGLVYVKGGYAYSDNNEKVTVGGVPTAFVITGDHRNGYTVGAGLEYMFAPNWSAKAEYQYYNFGEASFTGGTLAGTGSFTTDDHTFKAGVNYRFNWASPAVARY
- a CDS encoding methyl-accepting chemotaxis protein translates to MGIRFSLGRFKPRFKMPRWGVRGSLFAAFAVIAGMGLVIAAGAGLALQNLGGRISELSGRDIPRLSASLQLSALSASLAAQGPALLAAQSEDALNERTKKLRELQEQTQQKLNEIIELGGDKSVVSGLSDTMKSINEAAQSLTKAARERLDVAALHEKQYDALRNAQGAFVGAASPAMLDAQTRVNAILGSADLSAADANDAAQTVGQLGNVVASGNLAAANMSAALSASTSDKLDDIQKEFKTAQGRLRSNLDLLPDNQGNKMLRDTAEKLLALGTGKSGVFNLREKELDSIDYGQTILDETRKLNVGLGISVQQLVDGVQKETNTSTFQARQEISLATSVMLALGALMLVGSALFVWLYVGRNILRRIGALQQSMQLLANGDLETEIYRSKNHNDEISVMANTLQVFRESMIETRALTSEQDKDRIAKAERAARMEAKIAQFESTVRSALDNLAQSANSMQSTAQSMSNTADQSNALVNAVASAAEETSVNVQTVSAGTEQLSSSIQEISRQVVTSAGIAKKAVDEAGATDATVQSLADSASRISVVVDLIQTIASQTNLLALNATIEAARAGEAGRGFAVVASEVKSLASQTAKATDEIRTQIASMQEVTTSAVGAIQGIGRIIGEINDVTTTIAAAVEEQGAATREIARNIQHAAGGTSEVSSNIVGVSTASAEAGAAATEVLGASDALRREADMLRGEIDAFLNDMRAA
- a CDS encoding MBL fold metallo-hydrolase; translation: MSSKTDTAPSSAEALRYPWEQHPGPEQVVEVRPGVLWARLKLPFRLNHVNIYLLADGDGYAMIDAGFGNEETIEAWTKLFDGPLKGVTITRLIVTHSHPDHVGLAGWIVERFNCPLVMSQVEYLQSVYHQNRGTEERREAQRLFFRRHGMDESLTEKLLGRGQDYLKRVSVLPPSYRRISHGDDVVIGTRRFKVITGGGHALDQVMLYCADDKLFLSADQVLSKISPNVSVWAVEPDQNSLGEYLASLASLTTTLPYDVLVLPGHGVPFYGLKTRIKQLADHHEERCRLIAEACREVPQTSRALVPVVFNKHVLDEHQMGFAAGELVAHVNYMIVEGRLTAEMQDGVLQFRTT
- a CDS encoding AEC family transporter; this encodes MEVASLVLPVFAIIVTGWLAGELGYLSRSLADALVHFAYNVAMPALLIVTIAQEPARNLLEWRFLLAFGGGSLICFALVFLPVRAGGTHDLASSTIHGMAAAMTNTGFVALPILHAIYGQPAVLPAAVATVFVAAVMFPITVVLLEKHDARGASVHSTGLARQILLNPMVLSTLIGLTWAVTGLPIPAPVASYLNMVAAALTPCALFAIGLGLSVEGLRSNLKASFALAAVKLVVMPLIVYGLSVMIGLTPLYTVAAVICAAVPTAKTVYVLAHEHKVEEKLVAATVSITTMLSVATLLIALYLLSGSASGLR
- the aroQ gene encoding type II 3-dehydroquinate dehydratase yields the protein MKRVMILNGPNLNMLGIREPHIYGTTTLAEVNASCEAAAATLGLKLAFHQSNHEGVLVDLIQSARQDADAIVINPAGLSFTSVSIMDAIKTFEGPVLEVHISNIHARDEYHRHSKISFVATGVICGLGPFGYIAALHAIANMK
- a CDS encoding ABC transporter ATP-binding protein; the protein is MTASPAVSIKNLRIALPKGAERPFAVDGVSLDLQPGKIVCVVGESGSGKSMCAHALMGLLPDTVSVASGEIQFEGSDLLKLDDDGWRDLRGRRLAMIFQEPMTALNPLMRIGDQMAEMFEAHGLLTPKERRAKALSLAREVGLPDPERIVRAYPHQLSGGQRQRAMIAMALALEPAVLVADEPTTALDVTTQAQILKLIRNLQQSRNMAVMFITHDFGVVADIADQVVVLRHGKVVEEGPATVVFNAPQHDYTKALLAAVPSMDPPPREPLDDRARAVEVIGLDKTYVTSGGWFREDRRVDAARAVNFNILKGETLGLVGESGSGKSSVARLVMRLIEADRGTVRIGETDLTSLSGKALRAERHRIQMIFQDPFASLNPRRKIVHIIADGPIAAGLDPKVAFDRARDLLKMVGLDAGALERYPHEFSGGQRQRVGIARALALEPEIIVADEAVSALDVSVQAQVLKLLEDLKARLGLSMLFITHDLRVAAQICDRIAVMQRGAIVELKPTAQLFAAPEHAYTRELLAAVPGRKEHAPAA